Proteins encoded by one window of Streptomyces sp. NBC_01571:
- a CDS encoding sigma factor-like helix-turn-helix DNA-binding protein, whose translation MPGTKTESAVGQSTSRGNGPGGRKLAPGEIIALTPKQSERLAELYAEWGGSRLDRYAARKLMNHGMSRAQAWELAEDITQNVWVGIARETTKPLMAADELSEDERRIFLFGRVKTEVHQYFRLGSTSEYPVDFTDPVTCNLVCPVLPGGCARTALPAYLDAMVSKLPEREREALLLRLEGMPMRRLAERVGVSYPTANRLVETALLLIQIDNPELSAAPVSLESLPQWEREELAHMSTAQRAALLRMDESSRRALLLHVGQGLNITEVARRLNVPRYQVLPVLGACATALRSLTADDMEQAA comes from the coding sequence ATGCCTGGAACCAAGACGGAAAGTGCAGTTGGCCAGTCGACGTCTCGGGGCAACGGTCCCGGCGGGCGGAAGCTGGCGCCGGGCGAGATCATCGCTCTCACGCCGAAGCAGTCGGAGCGGTTGGCTGAGCTGTACGCCGAGTGGGGCGGGAGCCGTCTGGACCGGTACGCGGCCCGCAAGCTCATGAACCACGGCATGAGCCGCGCTCAAGCCTGGGAACTGGCCGAGGACATCACGCAGAACGTGTGGGTGGGCATCGCCAGGGAGACCACCAAGCCGCTCATGGCGGCCGACGAACTGAGCGAGGACGAACGCCGGATCTTCCTGTTCGGCAGGGTCAAGACCGAGGTTCACCAGTACTTCCGCCTCGGGTCGACATCGGAGTACCCCGTCGACTTCACGGACCCGGTGACCTGCAACCTCGTGTGCCCGGTGCTGCCCGGTGGCTGCGCGCGCACGGCGTTGCCCGCCTATCTGGATGCCATGGTGTCCAAGCTGCCGGAGCGTGAGCGCGAAGCCCTGTTGCTGCGCTTGGAGGGCATGCCCATGCGGCGGCTGGCCGAACGCGTCGGTGTCAGCTACCCGACCGCCAATCGGCTCGTGGAAACGGCCCTGCTGCTGATCCAGATCGACAACCCCGAGTTGTCGGCGGCCCCCGTGTCGCTGGAGTCGCTCCCCCAGTGGGAGCGCGAGGAACTGGCGCACATGAGCACGGCGCAGCGTGCCGCCCTGCTGCGGATGGATGAGAGCTCCCGCCGGGCCCTGCTGCTGCACGTGGGCCAGGGACTCAATATCACCGAGGTGGCGCGGCGGTTGAACGTGCCGCGCTATCAGGTGCTTCCGGTGCTGGGAGCCTGCGCGACCGCACTGCGCTCGCTGACCGCCGACGACATGGAGCAGGCGGCATGA
- a CDS encoding HNH endonuclease, whose protein sequence is MSRVHPINSAKRRVRKEQLARRHGQRCAYCRRPFADLSEATLDHIAPQSLWRSWSVTSLMLACIDCNQAKADRLPFSIALLLLAWADPTAPIAAPVDWPVLARLAHANQSAFAAVWSPDPIALRSTADLRDEPRHTRRHGTPQGARSVCREGFRRPSIRPDYLRAPRPVRTCAGPTGEAVFA, encoded by the coding sequence ATGAGCCGCGTCCACCCCATCAACTCCGCCAAACGACGCGTGCGGAAGGAACAGCTTGCACGCCGCCACGGGCAGCGCTGCGCCTACTGCCGCCGCCCGTTCGCCGACCTGAGCGAAGCCACCCTCGACCACATCGCACCTCAGTCGCTGTGGCGGTCATGGTCGGTCACCTCGCTCATGTTGGCCTGCATCGACTGCAACCAGGCCAAGGCCGACCGGCTCCCGTTCTCGATCGCCCTGCTCTTGCTGGCGTGGGCCGACCCGACCGCGCCGATCGCCGCACCGGTCGACTGGCCCGTGCTGGCCCGACTCGCACACGCCAACCAGTCGGCCTTCGCGGCGGTGTGGTCGCCCGACCCGATCGCCCTACGGTCTACGGCTGACCTGCGTGACGAGCCGCGTCACACCCGACGTCACGGCACCCCGCAGGGAGCCCGGTCGGTCTGTCGTGAGGGCTTCCGTCGACCCTCGATCCGACCCGACTACCTCCGCGCGCCCCGACCGGTTCGGACGTGCGCGGGCCCGACTGGAGAGGCGGTGTTCGCGTGA
- a CDS encoding ATP-binding protein, with amino-acid sequence MNAESTRAVNAPNGSVNGAARRVNTREHLPSGPIGSTGHRTERGDEGGKKPPAAARIVAMAREQYRFVTSPDGRPYAVAIDGPNTALPLRNKGGLRQRLAKQFAYDYPGEVASQSALADAMTVLEGIAEDTDPVPVHLRVGRDPAGGIVVDLGSTDGRAVVVTATGWNIVDRAPVLFRRSGAMAPMPPPVLDGDGLAKLHALLNMDQPTFHQLVAWLVAAWIPDIPHPALVCKGEQGTGKSKAAQMFINLVDPSPASKRSQPRDEKAWSRQAFASWALCLDNVSTIPPWLSDTLCKAVTGDGVVDRALYTDDDVVVLTFKRVLALTTIDAGALAGDLAERVLLLDLQLIDSGRRRSEEELDATFAAVRPAVLGALFDVLACVLAVLPSVRLETMPRMADFARVLAAVDETQGWNTLGDYLATSENVATDALEGDPFAMAIARLVDQAGSWQGTAGQLLEALPAPLVRPPNWPKDPTRASGRVKRLAPLLRSIGITVDDTQRSRDRTRHKLLTLARAAPEDETASAPEQGPLWPEVAPPGRLEPPSDQY; translated from the coding sequence GTGAACGCTGAATCGACCCGGGCCGTGAACGCGCCGAACGGTTCCGTGAACGGCGCGGCCCGTCGCGTGAACACCCGTGAACACCTGCCGTCCGGCCCGATCGGATCGACCGGCCACCGTACCGAGCGCGGCGACGAGGGAGGAAAGAAGCCGCCCGCCGCCGCCCGGATCGTGGCTATGGCGCGCGAGCAGTACCGGTTCGTCACCTCCCCGGACGGCCGCCCCTACGCGGTCGCCATCGACGGCCCCAACACCGCGCTGCCGCTGCGGAACAAGGGTGGACTGCGTCAGCGCCTGGCCAAGCAGTTCGCCTACGACTACCCCGGCGAGGTGGCCTCACAGTCCGCGCTCGCGGACGCCATGACGGTGCTGGAAGGCATCGCGGAAGACACCGACCCCGTTCCGGTGCACCTGCGGGTGGGACGCGACCCGGCCGGCGGAATCGTCGTCGACCTCGGCAGCACCGACGGCCGCGCGGTCGTCGTCACCGCAACCGGCTGGAACATCGTCGACCGGGCCCCGGTGCTCTTCCGGCGCTCCGGAGCCATGGCCCCGATGCCCCCGCCCGTGCTGGACGGCGACGGCCTGGCCAAGCTGCACGCCCTGCTGAACATGGATCAGCCCACCTTTCACCAGCTTGTCGCGTGGCTGGTCGCGGCCTGGATTCCCGACATCCCGCACCCGGCGCTGGTGTGCAAGGGCGAGCAGGGCACGGGCAAGTCCAAGGCCGCGCAGATGTTCATCAACCTCGTCGACCCCTCACCTGCCTCCAAGCGCAGCCAGCCACGCGATGAGAAGGCGTGGTCGCGGCAGGCGTTCGCCTCATGGGCTCTGTGCCTGGACAACGTCAGCACGATCCCGCCGTGGCTCTCGGACACCCTGTGCAAAGCCGTGACGGGTGACGGGGTCGTCGACCGGGCTTTGTACACCGATGACGACGTGGTGGTGCTCACCTTCAAGCGGGTGCTCGCGCTGACCACGATCGACGCGGGAGCTCTCGCGGGCGACCTCGCCGAACGCGTCCTGTTGCTGGACTTGCAGCTCATCGACTCCGGTCGGCGCCGCTCTGAAGAGGAGTTGGACGCCACCTTCGCGGCCGTACGGCCTGCCGTGCTCGGGGCCCTGTTCGATGTGCTGGCCTGCGTCCTCGCGGTCCTGCCGTCGGTGCGGCTGGAGACCATGCCGCGCATGGCGGACTTCGCTCGTGTCCTCGCCGCGGTCGACGAGACCCAGGGCTGGAACACCCTTGGCGACTACCTTGCGACCTCGGAGAACGTCGCCACGGACGCGTTGGAGGGTGACCCGTTCGCCATGGCCATCGCTCGGCTGGTCGACCAGGCCGGTAGCTGGCAGGGCACTGCCGGACAGCTCTTGGAGGCACTGCCCGCGCCGTTGGTCCGGCCGCCGAACTGGCCCAAGGACCCCACCCGCGCGAGCGGACGCGTCAAGCGCCTCGCCCCGCTGCTCCGCTCGATCGGGATCACCGTTGATGATACGCAGCGTAGTCGGGACCGGACCCGGCACAAGCTCCTGACGCTCGCACGCGCGGCCCCCGAGGACGAGACAGCGTCCGCACCCGAACAGGGCCCTCTGTGGCCGGAGGTGGCCCCGCCGGGGCGCCTTGAACCTCCATCTGACCAGTACTGA
- a CDS encoding AlpA family transcriptional regulator has product MATTEEPTDPRALLRGGLPDRYLTPEDLVTMFSLPSVETVYQWRRKRIGPTGFRVGRYLRFNPAAVRAWEAELTALDDAA; this is encoded by the coding sequence ATGGCCACCACCGAAGAGCCGACCGACCCGCGCGCCCTCCTGCGCGGCGGCCTGCCGGACCGCTACCTCACCCCCGAAGACCTGGTCACGATGTTCAGCCTCCCGAGCGTCGAAACCGTCTACCAGTGGCGCCGCAAGCGCATCGGCCCCACCGGGTTCCGCGTCGGCCGCTACCTCCGCTTCAACCCCGCCGCCGTACGGGCCTGGGAAGCGGAACTGACCGCCCTCGACGACGCGGCCTGA
- a CDS encoding site-specific integrase: protein MAGHIQDRWYKTETNADGRTARVKSDRHGTGMRYRARYVGPDGSEKSKSFPDGQKRVAEKWLSAIEADMTRGQYIDPAAGRLTVRQHADRWLNSLTGDPGTFVGTERRIRLHVLPYLGSRPLGSLRPVHIREWLRELEDGGVAPAYQRVIFANLSTMLTAAVDDLVIPSNPCRSNSVKIPKLDPRRVVPWERERVFAVRAALVEEYRATVDLASGCGMRQGEVLGLAVEDIDFTEDVVHVIRQVKLIRNRPVFAVPKNGKPRAVPLPASVARRLREHLAQHPPASVTLPWRAVDGRPVTATLLFHRREVEPVNRNDFNRWAWRPALASAGVPYGRENGMHALRHFYASVLLDAGESIKALSEYLGHHDPGFTLRTYTHLMPSSRARTRSAVDRVFDDSPEGDDGPTTAQVA, encoded by the coding sequence ATGGCTGGCCACATCCAAGACCGCTGGTACAAGACCGAAACCAACGCTGACGGCAGGACCGCCCGCGTCAAGAGTGACCGCCACGGCACCGGCATGCGGTACCGCGCCCGGTACGTCGGCCCCGACGGCTCGGAGAAGTCCAAGAGCTTCCCCGACGGACAGAAGCGCGTTGCTGAGAAGTGGCTGTCTGCGATCGAGGCCGACATGACGCGCGGCCAGTACATCGACCCCGCCGCCGGACGCCTCACCGTCCGCCAGCACGCCGACCGCTGGCTCAACTCCCTGACCGGGGACCCTGGCACATTCGTTGGGACTGAGCGCCGGATTCGCTTGCACGTCCTGCCGTACCTGGGTAGCCGCCCGTTGGGATCGCTCCGGCCAGTCCACATTCGCGAGTGGCTGCGGGAGTTGGAGGACGGCGGGGTAGCACCCGCCTACCAGCGGGTCATTTTCGCGAACTTGAGCACCATGCTCACGGCCGCTGTCGATGACCTGGTGATCCCGAGTAACCCGTGCCGCTCGAACTCAGTGAAGATCCCCAAGTTGGACCCCCGACGGGTCGTCCCGTGGGAGCGGGAGCGGGTGTTCGCCGTTCGGGCCGCTCTCGTCGAGGAGTATCGCGCCACGGTGGATCTAGCGAGCGGCTGCGGGATGCGGCAGGGCGAAGTACTGGGACTGGCCGTCGAGGACATCGACTTCACAGAAGACGTGGTGCACGTCATCCGGCAGGTGAAGCTGATCCGGAACCGGCCGGTCTTTGCTGTCCCCAAGAACGGCAAGCCCCGCGCCGTTCCGCTCCCGGCGTCTGTCGCTCGCCGCCTGAGGGAGCACCTCGCACAGCACCCGCCGGCGAGCGTGACGCTGCCATGGCGCGCGGTTGACGGCAGGCCCGTCACGGCGACGCTGCTCTTCCACCGGCGCGAGGTCGAACCGGTGAACCGCAACGACTTCAACCGGTGGGCGTGGCGCCCGGCCCTAGCGTCCGCAGGCGTGCCCTACGGACGCGAGAACGGGATGCACGCGCTGAGGCACTTCTACGCTTCCGTGCTGTTGGATGCAGGCGAGAGCATTAAGGCGCTGTCGGAGTACTTGGGGCACCACGACCCCGGATTCACGCTCCGCACGTACACCCACCTCATGCCGAGCAGTAGGGCCCGGACGCGGTCGGCGGTTGACCGGGTGTTCGATGACTCACCGGAGGGCGATGACGGCCCCACGACGGCCCAAGTGGCCTGA
- a CDS encoding alpha/beta hydrolase: MTRFARWTAVVAAALLVAGCGGSSGNGKDEGKNSDPPSATTPSSGGASALPASLTAQKPDWGRCKGTSGSAAQRGGWQCATLKVPLDYAKPGGETIGLALIRSKATGGQGKRLGSLLFNFGGPGGSGVSTMPGYESLVGPLHERYDLVSWDPRGVAASEGVRCRGDKAIQAAESVDATPDDAAEESAYFKDATDFGRGCEKAAGKLMSHVSTTDTARDMDLMRQVLGDSRMHYFGISYGTELGGVYAHLFPENVGRLVLDAVVDPSADTVGHAKNQTLGFQRALDDYLKSTGQDPAQGSRKIVDLLDRIDAKPLRTTGGRELTQTLALTGIVLPLYSKAGWPRLTRALEAAEDGDGTELLELADGYNDRDSAGHYGTTTHSQRVISCLDDKQRPTPEETRKLLPEFEKISPVFGDFMGWDTAGWCHDWPVAGQYDTPEVSAPGAAPVLVVGNTGDPATPYEGARRMADELGKGVGVELTWKGEGHGAYGSGSECVDSTVNGYLLNGTVPKDGKVCS; the protein is encoded by the coding sequence ATGACGCGTTTCGCGCGGTGGACTGCCGTGGTGGCGGCCGCTCTGCTGGTGGCCGGCTGCGGCGGCTCGTCCGGGAACGGCAAGGACGAGGGGAAGAACAGCGACCCTCCGTCGGCCACCACGCCTTCGTCCGGCGGCGCTTCGGCCCTGCCGGCCTCGCTCACCGCGCAGAAGCCCGACTGGGGCCGCTGCAAGGGCACTTCGGGCTCCGCCGCCCAGCGCGGCGGATGGCAGTGCGCGACACTCAAGGTGCCGCTCGACTACGCGAAGCCGGGCGGCGAGACGATCGGCCTCGCGCTGATCCGTTCGAAGGCGACCGGTGGCCAGGGCAAGCGCCTCGGCTCGCTCCTGTTCAACTTCGGCGGCCCCGGCGGTTCGGGCGTCTCCACGATGCCCGGCTACGAGAGCCTCGTCGGCCCGCTCCACGAGCGCTACGACCTGGTGAGCTGGGACCCGCGCGGTGTCGCCGCGAGCGAGGGTGTGCGCTGCCGCGGTGACAAGGCGATCCAGGCCGCCGAGTCGGTGGACGCGACTCCGGACGACGCCGCGGAGGAGAGCGCCTACTTCAAGGACGCCACGGACTTCGGCAGGGGCTGCGAGAAGGCCGCCGGAAAGCTGATGTCGCACGTCTCGACGACCGACACCGCCCGCGACATGGACCTGATGCGCCAGGTCCTCGGCGACAGCCGCATGCACTACTTCGGCATCTCCTACGGCACGGAACTCGGTGGTGTGTACGCCCACTTGTTCCCCGAGAACGTGGGACGGCTGGTGCTGGACGCCGTCGTCGACCCGAGCGCCGACACGGTGGGCCACGCCAAGAACCAGACCCTGGGGTTCCAGCGCGCCCTGGACGACTACCTCAAGTCCACCGGCCAGGACCCCGCGCAGGGCTCCCGGAAGATCGTGGACCTTCTGGACCGGATCGACGCGAAGCCGCTGCGGACCACCGGCGGGCGCGAGCTCACCCAGACCCTGGCCCTCACCGGCATCGTGCTGCCGCTGTACAGCAAGGCGGGCTGGCCGCGCCTGACCAGGGCGCTCGAGGCGGCCGAGGACGGCGACGGGACGGAACTGCTGGAGCTCGCCGACGGGTACAACGACCGCGACTCCGCAGGGCACTACGGCACGACGACCCATTCACAACGGGTCATATCGTGCTTGGACGACAAGCAGCGGCCGACTCCCGAGGAGACGAGGAAGCTGCTGCCCGAGTTCGAGAAGATCTCGCCCGTCTTCGGCGATTTCATGGGCTGGGACACGGCGGGCTGGTGTCACGACTGGCCGGTCGCCGGTCAGTACGACACCCCGGAGGTCAGCGCCCCGGGAGCCGCGCCCGTCCTGGTCGTGGGCAACACCGGGGACCCGGCGACGCCGTACGAGGGCGCCCGCAGGATGGCCGACGAACTGGGCAAGGGCGTCGGGGTGGAGCTCACCTGGAAGGGCGAGGGCCATGGCGCGTACGGGAGTGGCAGCGAGTGTGTCGACTCCACGGTGAACGGCTATCTGCTGAACGGGACGGTACCGAAGGACGGCAAGGTCTGTTCATGA